A genomic stretch from Alteribacter keqinensis includes:
- a CDS encoding DUF2529 family protein: MQKIFSTQLQGLLNKMNDTYEEAFEDGSRLIAQSLITNGKVGMFATGEMEGVLAQAIKGVDRFENLVAVEEGRLHELDEMDTVLIFSPSPNEAACCMIADSLRGREIQTIAVFTGEKRDEDGPSLENLTDVSIDLGVKKGLVPNERGERVGQPKLLIALYAYYNLYFTTEEILAEHRGEL, encoded by the coding sequence ATGCAAAAAATCTTTTCCACGCAGCTTCAGGGGCTGCTCAACAAAATGAATGATACATACGAAGAAGCTTTCGAAGACGGCTCAAGACTCATTGCCCAGAGCCTTATCACCAATGGAAAAGTAGGCATGTTTGCCACCGGGGAAATGGAAGGGGTCCTCGCCCAGGCGATTAAGGGCGTGGATCGTTTTGAGAACCTTGTTGCCGTTGAAGAAGGCCGGCTCCATGAGCTTGATGAAATGGATACGGTCCTCATTTTCAGTCCTTCTCCAAACGAAGCTGCCTGCTGCATGATTGCTGACAGCCTGAGAGGACGGGAAATCCAGACGATTGCCGTTTTCACCGGAGAAAAACGGGACGAAGACGGACCGTCCCTGGAGAACCTGACCGATGTTTCAATTGATTTAGGGGTAAAAAAAGGACTCGTTCCGAACGAACGGGGTGAGCGGGTTGGTCAGCCTAAGCTCCTCATCGCCCTTTATGCGTATTACAACCTTTACTTTACGACGGAAGAAATTCTTGCCGAGCACCGCGGGGAGTTGTAA
- the fsa gene encoding fructose-6-phosphate aldolase, translating to MRFFIDTANIDEIKNAHELGILSGVTTNPSLVAKEGVDFHDRLREITSIVTEGSVSAEVISTEAEGMIEEGKELAAIAPNITVKVPMTLEGLKAVRTFADLNIKTNVTLVFSTNQALLAARAGATYVSPFLGRLDDIGHDGLELISAIAEVFDIHSIDTEIIAASVRHPVHVTEAAMRGAHIATIPHKVIAQLASHPLTDAGIERFLSDWEKANA from the coding sequence GTGAGATTTTTTATTGATACGGCTAACATAGATGAGATTAAAAACGCACACGAATTAGGTATTCTATCTGGTGTGACAACAAACCCTTCCCTTGTAGCAAAAGAAGGCGTTGATTTTCATGATCGATTAAGAGAGATTACGAGTATCGTAACGGAAGGCTCCGTGAGTGCAGAAGTGATTTCCACGGAGGCGGAAGGGATGATCGAAGAAGGTAAGGAGCTTGCTGCCATTGCCCCGAACATCACGGTGAAAGTACCGATGACACTTGAGGGACTGAAGGCAGTACGGACGTTTGCAGACCTTAACATCAAAACCAATGTGACTTTGGTATTTTCAACAAACCAGGCCCTCCTGGCTGCCAGAGCCGGTGCAACCTATGTGTCCCCGTTTCTCGGAAGGCTCGATGACATCGGTCACGACGGACTGGAATTAATCAGTGCCATTGCAGAAGTTTTTGATATTCATAGTATTGATACTGAGATTATTGCGGCATCCGTTCGTCATCCTGTCCATGTAACAGAGGCGGCAATGAGGGGCGCCCATATTGCCACGATTCCCCACAAGGTGATTGCACAGCTTGCATCACACCCGTTAACGGACGCAGGAATCGAAAGGTTTCTAAGCGACTGGGAAAAAGCGAACGCATAA
- the fba gene encoding class II fructose-1,6-bisphosphate aldolase produces the protein MPLVSMKEMLETAKAEGYAVGQFNLNNLEFTQAILQAAQEENSPVILGVSEGAARYMGGFVTVVTIVEALMAEYEVTVPVAIHLDHGSSFEKCVEAIYAGFTSVMIDGSHHPLEENIAVTKKVVDVAHALGISVEAELGRIGGQEDDLIVDDAEAAYAIPAECDELIRATNVDCFAPALGSVHGPYKGEPNLGFDRMKEVSELTAVPLVLHGGTGIPTKDIQKAISLGTAKINVNTESQISSAKAVRETLANDAEMYDPRKYMGPAREAIKETVKGKMREFGSSQKA, from the coding sequence ATGCCTTTAGTATCAATGAAGGAAATGCTGGAAACAGCAAAAGCAGAAGGGTACGCCGTTGGACAGTTTAACCTGAACAACCTTGAGTTCACCCAGGCAATCCTACAAGCAGCACAGGAAGAAAACTCTCCGGTAATACTCGGAGTTTCTGAAGGAGCAGCACGTTACATGGGAGGATTCGTAACTGTTGTTACAATAGTTGAAGCTCTTATGGCTGAGTATGAAGTAACGGTTCCTGTGGCCATTCACCTTGACCACGGTTCAAGCTTTGAAAAATGTGTGGAAGCGATATATGCAGGATTCACTTCTGTTATGATCGACGGATCTCACCATCCGCTTGAAGAAAACATTGCGGTAACGAAAAAAGTTGTTGATGTAGCCCACGCGCTCGGAATTTCTGTAGAAGCTGAGCTTGGCCGTATCGGTGGTCAGGAAGATGACCTGATTGTTGACGATGCAGAAGCAGCTTACGCAATCCCGGCTGAGTGTGACGAGCTGATCAGAGCAACAAACGTTGACTGTTTTGCTCCGGCACTTGGATCTGTACACGGTCCTTACAAAGGTGAACCAAACCTTGGATTCGACCGCATGAAGGAAGTATCTGAACTAACGGCAGTACCACTTGTTCTTCACGGTGGAACAGGCATTCCGACAAAAGATATCCAAAAAGCGATTTCTCTTGGAACAGCTAAAATCAACGTGAACACGGAAAGCCAGATTTCATCGGCTAAAGCCGTTCGCGAAACACTTGCTAACGATGCTGAAATGTATGACCCACGTAAATATATGGGACCAGCCCGTGAAGCAATCAAAGAAACAGTTAAAGGCAAAATGCGTGAATTTGGTTCTTCCCAAAAAGCGTAA
- a CDS encoding CTP synthase yields MTKYIFVTGGVVSSLGKGITAASLGRLLKNRGLKVTIQKFDPYINVDPGTMSPYQHGEVFVTGDGAETDLDLGHYERFIDINLNKNSNVTTGKIYSSVLKKERRGDYLGGTVQVIPHITNELKERIFRASKDGSPDVVITEIGGTVGDIESLPFLEAIRQIKSDVGVRNVMYIHCTLIPYLAAAGEMKSKPTQHSVKELRSLGIQPNVIVVRTERPVPEDMKDKIALFCDIEKEAVIEARDAETLYEVPLELQRQNFDDYVCNYLDLPKAEANMDEWNALVEKVTNLSKKTTIALVGKYVALQDAYLSVAEALKHAGFNFDADVDIKWINSEDVTRENAAELLGGVDGILVPGGFGDRGIEGKIAAIEYARTKNIPFLGICLGMQLASVEFARHVLGMEGANSAELNPGTPYPVIDLLPEQKDVEDYGGTLRLGLYPCKLQEGTKAYEAYGEQVVYERHRHRYEFNNEYREQMEEAGFTFSGTSPDGRLVEIVELKDHPYFIASQFHPEFISRPTRPQPLFRDFIGASLNNK; encoded by the coding sequence ATGACAAAATATATCTTCGTAACCGGTGGAGTAGTATCTTCTCTTGGAAAAGGCATTACCGCGGCATCTCTCGGCCGTCTTCTTAAAAACAGAGGCCTGAAAGTGACGATCCAGAAATTTGACCCATACATTAACGTGGACCCGGGAACAATGAGCCCGTATCAGCACGGGGAAGTATTCGTTACAGGCGACGGTGCTGAAACGGATCTTGACCTTGGTCACTACGAGCGCTTTATTGATATTAACCTGAATAAAAATTCAAACGTAACAACAGGTAAGATATACTCCAGTGTCCTGAAAAAAGAGCGCCGCGGAGATTACCTTGGCGGAACCGTACAGGTTATCCCCCATATTACCAATGAGCTGAAAGAGCGGATCTTCCGTGCAAGCAAAGACGGCAGCCCGGATGTTGTCATCACTGAAATCGGCGGAACAGTCGGGGACATTGAAAGCCTGCCTTTCCTTGAAGCCATCCGTCAGATCAAGAGTGACGTGGGTGTGAGAAACGTAATGTACATTCACTGTACACTTATCCCTTACCTGGCAGCTGCAGGGGAAATGAAGTCAAAACCGACCCAGCACAGTGTAAAAGAGCTCAGAAGCCTCGGTATCCAGCCAAACGTAATCGTGGTTCGTACAGAGCGCCCCGTACCTGAAGACATGAAGGATAAAATTGCCCTTTTCTGTGACATTGAAAAGGAGGCCGTTATTGAAGCACGTGATGCTGAAACACTTTACGAAGTTCCTCTTGAGCTTCAGCGTCAGAACTTCGACGACTATGTCTGCAATTACCTTGATCTTCCGAAAGCGGAAGCAAACATGGACGAGTGGAACGCCCTTGTTGAAAAAGTAACAAACCTGTCAAAGAAAACAACCATTGCCCTCGTAGGTAAATATGTTGCCCTGCAGGATGCTTACCTGAGTGTAGCGGAAGCTCTGAAGCACGCAGGATTTAACTTTGATGCCGACGTAGATATCAAGTGGATCAACTCAGAAGATGTGACACGTGAAAATGCTGCCGAGCTTCTTGGCGGTGTGGACGGCATCCTTGTACCAGGCGGTTTCGGTGATCGCGGTATTGAAGGTAAAATTGCAGCAATCGAATACGCGCGAACGAAAAATATTCCATTCCTCGGCATCTGCCTTGGTATGCAGCTGGCCAGCGTGGAATTTGCAAGACACGTTCTCGGTATGGAAGGGGCTAACTCAGCTGAGCTGAACCCGGGTACACCATACCCTGTTATTGACCTTCTTCCGGAGCAGAAAGATGTGGAAGATTACGGCGGAACGCTTCGTCTCGGTCTGTATCCGTGTAAGCTTCAGGAAGGCACAAAAGCGTATGAAGCATACGGTGAACAGGTTGTTTACGAACGCCACCGCCACCGTTATGAGTTCAACAACGAGTACCGTGAGCAGATGGAGGAAGCCGGCTTTACATTCTCCGGGACGAGCCCGGACGGCCGCTTAGTGGAAATCGTGGAGCTTAAGGATCACCCTTACTTTATCGCGTCCCAGTTCCATCCGGAATTTATCTCCCGTCCGACCCGCCCGCAGCCGTTATTCAGAGACTTTATCGGTGCGAGCCTGAACAATAAGTAA
- a CDS encoding response regulator yields MKKKLLIVDDQYGIRVLLHEVFEKDGFDTYDASNGKQALSIVRDKNPDLVLLDMKIPGMDGLEILREMKKMGVETNVIMMTAYGELEMINEAKKLGALAHFAKPFDIDEVREKVKEHLMV; encoded by the coding sequence GTGAAGAAGAAGCTGCTTATTGTAGATGATCAATATGGCATACGTGTCTTACTTCATGAGGTATTTGAAAAAGACGGATTCGACACATACGACGCTTCCAACGGAAAACAAGCGCTTTCGATTGTGAGAGACAAGAATCCTGATCTCGTGCTACTGGATATGAAAATTCCCGGGATGGACGGGCTGGAGATTTTAAGAGAGATGAAAAAAATGGGTGTGGAAACAAACGTCATTATGATGACGGCTTACGGCGAGCTTGAAATGATCAATGAAGCAAAGAAGCTGGGTGCGCTGGCCCACTTTGCAAAGCCGTTTGATATTGACGAGGTTCGTGAAAAGGTAAAAGAACATTTGATGGTGTAA